A DNA window from Apium graveolens cultivar Ventura unplaced genomic scaffold, ASM990537v1 ctg5782, whole genome shotgun sequence contains the following coding sequences:
- the LOC141702828 gene encoding uncharacterized protein LOC141702828, with amino-acid sequence MKKGIKMEKQTSGTGITQETVIINQSPARIAELSAAIEKTGFFTAIPVEYDIKGCLSNIIRGVLEVLHVKTGHISLLLRVKPVVANIYGALHGGVVASVAERVAEACARTVMGNEKNLFLGELSNSYLSGARLNAEVIVEASIIRTGRNLTVVSVEFRIKESNKLVYISRATFYNMPVSNL; translated from the exons ATGAAAAAAGGAATCAAGATGGAGAAACAGACAAGTGGCACTGGCATTACACAAGAAACAGTGATCATAAACCAGTCTCCGGCAAGGATTGCTGAGCTTAGTGCCGCTATTGAGAAGACTGGATTCTTCACCGCCATTCCGGTCGAATACGACATTAAGGGCTGTCTTTCGAACATAATTCGAGGTGTGCTTGAGGTTCTTCATGTCAAAACTGGCCACATCTCCTTGCTTCTTCGTGTTAAACCTGTTGTCGCT AATATATACGGAGCATTGCATGGAGGGGTTGTAGCATCTGTAGCAGAGCGGGTTGCAGAAGCGTGTGCAAGAACTGTTATGGGCAATGAAAAGAATTTGTTTCTAGGAGAATTGAGCAATTCTTACCTCTCTGGTGCTCGACTCAAT GCGGAGGTGATAGTAGAAGCCTCCATTATAAGGACGGGAAGGAACTTGACTGTGGTTTCGGTTGAGTTCAGAATAAAGGAATCTAATAAGCTGGTCTATATATCTCGTGCTACCTTCTACAATATGCCAGTTTCAAACTTGTGA